The following are encoded together in the Serratia odorifera genome:
- a CDS encoding DoxX family protein: MKKLEDAGLLVARILMPILFIVAGYGKMGDAYAGTQQYMQAMGVPGFLLPLTILLEFGGGLAILFGFLTRTTALFTAGFTILTALLFHTNFAEGVNQLMFMKNLTIAGGYIVLAVAGPGAFSIDRLLNKKW, encoded by the coding sequence ATGAAAAAATTAGAAGATGCTGGTTTGCTGGTAGCGCGTATCCTGATGCCAATCCTGTTCATCGTGGCAGGCTACGGCAAAATGGGTGATGCTTATGCAGGGACTCAACAATATATGCAGGCGATGGGCGTACCAGGCTTTCTGCTGCCGCTGACCATTCTGCTGGAGTTCGGTGGCGGCCTGGCTATCCTGTTCGGCTTCCTGACTCGCACCACTGCGCTGTTCACCGCCGGCTTCACCATCCTGACTGCGTTGCTGTTCCACACCAACTTCGCTGAAGGCGTCAATCAGCTGATGTTCATGAAAAACCTGACCATCGCCGGCGGCTACATCGTATTGGCCGTGGCCGGACCAGGTGCTTTCAGCATTGACCGCCTGCTGAACAAGAAATGGTAA
- a CDS encoding UxaA family hydrolase, with product MQSIIKIHSLDNVAVALQDLDAGETLTQDAIALTLPQPVVRGHKFALVPIAAGEMIIKYGLPIGHALTAIAPGEHIHSQNAKTNLSEVDSYQYQPEFPTLPPQAADRQVQIYRRSNGEVGIRNELWIIPTVGCVNGIARQIQQRFLKETADAPGIDGVHLFSHPFGCSQLGQDHENTRTMLQNMVRHPNAGAVLVIGLGCENNQVDTFRSTLGEVDDARVRFMICQQQDDEVEAGLALLHMLYQAMRDDRRQPGRLSELKFGLECGGSDGLSGITANPLLGRFSDYVIANGGTSVLTEVPEMFGAERILMSRCRDRQTFEKTVSMVNEFKQYFLDHHQPIYENPSPGNKAGGITTLEEKSLGCTQKAGQSQVVDVLKYGERLRQPGLNLLSAPGNDAVATSALAGAGCHMVLFSTGRGTPYGGFVPTIKLATNSELAAKKPHWIDFDAGRLIHGMPMEQLLAQFVDAIVEIANGKSAKNELNDFRELAIFKSGVTL from the coding sequence ATGCAAAGCATCATTAAAATTCATTCATTGGATAATGTGGCGGTGGCGCTACAGGATCTGGACGCTGGCGAAACGCTGACCCAGGACGCGATAGCCCTGACGCTGCCGCAGCCGGTAGTGCGTGGACACAAGTTTGCGCTGGTGCCGATTGCCGCCGGCGAGATGATCATCAAATACGGTTTGCCGATCGGTCATGCACTGACGGCGATTGCGCCGGGCGAACATATTCATTCGCAGAATGCCAAAACCAACCTGAGTGAGGTGGACAGCTACCAGTATCAGCCGGAATTCCCGACGCTGCCGCCTCAGGCAGCCGATCGTCAGGTGCAGATCTACCGTCGCAGTAATGGCGAGGTAGGGATCCGCAATGAACTGTGGATCATTCCGACCGTGGGCTGCGTTAACGGTATCGCGCGGCAGATCCAGCAGCGTTTTCTGAAGGAGACCGCGGACGCGCCGGGCATTGACGGCGTGCATCTGTTTAGCCACCCGTTCGGTTGCTCGCAGCTGGGTCAGGACCATGAAAATACCCGCACCATGCTGCAAAATATGGTGCGCCACCCGAACGCCGGAGCCGTGTTGGTGATTGGCCTGGGGTGTGAAAACAATCAGGTCGATACGTTTCGCAGCACCTTGGGCGAGGTGGATGACGCGCGGGTGCGCTTTATGATTTGCCAGCAGCAGGACGACGAGGTCGAAGCCGGCCTGGCGCTGCTGCATATGCTGTATCAGGCGATGCGTGACGACCGTCGTCAACCGGGCAGGCTGAGCGAACTGAAGTTTGGCTTGGAGTGCGGCGGTTCGGATGGACTGTCTGGCATCACCGCCAACCCGTTGCTCGGGCGTTTTTCGGATTATGTGATCGCCAACGGCGGCACCAGCGTACTGACCGAAGTGCCGGAAATGTTCGGTGCAGAGCGTATTTTGATGAGCCGCTGCCGCGATCGGCAAACCTTTGAGAAAACCGTCAGCATGGTCAATGAATTCAAGCAGTATTTCCTCGATCACCACCAGCCGATTTATGAAAACCCCTCGCCAGGCAATAAGGCAGGCGGCATAACCACGCTGGAGGAGAAATCGCTCGGCTGTACGCAAAAGGCCGGGCAGAGCCAGGTGGTGGACGTGTTGAAATACGGCGAACGGTTACGGCAGCCGGGGTTAAATCTGCTCAGCGCGCCGGGCAACGATGCGGTGGCGACCAGTGCGCTGGCCGGTGCCGGTTGCCATATGGTGTTGTTCAGCACCGGGCGTGGCACGCCGTACGGCGGCTTTGTCCCCACCATCAAACTGGCGACCAACAGTGAACTGGCGGCAAAAAAACCGCACTGGATCGACTTTGATGCCGGTCGGCTGATCCACGGTATGCCGATGGAACAACTGCTGGCGCAGTTCGTTGATGCGATCGTTGAGATTGCCAATGGGAAATCGGCAAAAAATGAGCTGAATGATTTCCGCGAACTGGCGATTTTTAAGAGCGGCGTCACATTGTAA
- a CDS encoding pirin family protein gives MITCRTAEQCGQADFGWLQARYTFSFGHYFDPKLMGYASLRVLNQEVLAPGASFQPRTYPNVDILNLILQGEAEYRDSDGNTLRAAAGDALLLATQQGLSYSEQNISTTTPLTRIQLWLDACPERSNKREQRLTLSAQAHTLLASPDGEHDSLQLRQQVWIHHLDLQPGEEQTLALHGPRAYLQSIHGSLTAVGGQNATQQLTCGDGAFVHDEHRLTLRATTPLRALLIDLPI, from the coding sequence ATGATTACATGCAGAACAGCAGAACAGTGCGGGCAAGCTGACTTTGGTTGGCTGCAGGCTCGCTATACCTTTTCCTTCGGCCATTATTTTGACCCGAAACTGATGGGCTATGCCTCGCTGCGGGTACTGAATCAGGAAGTGCTGGCACCGGGTGCGTCGTTTCAACCGCGCACCTATCCCAACGTCGATATTCTGAATCTGATCCTGCAAGGCGAAGCGGAATACCGTGACAGCGACGGCAATACCCTGCGCGCGGCCGCCGGTGACGCTTTACTGCTGGCGACCCAGCAGGGGCTCAGCTACAGCGAGCAGAATATCAGCACCACCACCCCGCTGACGCGTATCCAGCTGTGGCTGGACGCCTGCCCGGAACGCAGTAACAAACGCGAGCAGCGCCTGACGTTGTCAGCGCAGGCGCATACCCTGCTGGCCTCGCCGGATGGTGAGCACGACAGCCTGCAGTTGCGCCAGCAAGTGTGGATCCACCACCTGGATCTGCAACCGGGCGAGGAACAAACGCTGGCGTTGCACGGGCCGCGCGCCTATTTACAGTCGATCCACGGCTCGCTGACCGCCGTCGGCGGGCAGAATGCGACGCAGCAGCTGACCTGCGGCGATGGCGCATTCGTACACGATGAGCATCGCCTGACGCTGCGTGCCACGACCCCACTGCGTGCGTTGCTGATTGATTTGCCGATATAA
- the uxaC gene encoding glucuronate isomerase — MATFLSEDFLLHNEFARRLYHEYAAHQPIFDYHCHLPPEQIAQNYRFKNMYDIWLKGDHYKWRAMRTNGVAERLCTGDAGDREKFDAWAATVPHTIGNPLYHWTHLELRRPFGIIDTLLSPSTADDIWQRGNALLAQDDFSARGIMQQMNVKMVGTTDDPIDDLRHHRAIAADDGFNIKVLPSWRPDKAFNIDAPTFTDYLQQLEAAADTAISRFDDLRQALKKRMDHFAAHGCKVADHALDVVVYGEADDATLDRILADRRNGQLPTPQQSAQFRSAVLLFLAAEYQRREWVQQYHIGALRNNNSNMFARIGPDIGFDSIDDRPLAQPLSRLLDAQAKQGGLPKTILYCLNPRDNEVIGTMVGNFQGEGTPGKMQFGSGWWFNDQKDGMQRQMTQLAQLGLLSRFVGMLTDSRSFLSYTRHEYFRRILCQMIGRWVEDGEAPADITLLGEMVQNICFDNAKNYFAIELA, encoded by the coding sequence ATGGCCACGTTTTTAAGCGAAGACTTTTTATTGCATAACGAGTTTGCCCGGCGTTTGTATCACGAGTATGCGGCGCATCAGCCGATTTTTGACTATCACTGCCACCTGCCGCCGGAGCAGATTGCACAAAACTATCGCTTCAAAAATATGTACGACATCTGGTTGAAAGGCGATCACTATAAATGGCGCGCGATGCGCACCAACGGCGTGGCAGAGCGGTTATGTACCGGCGATGCCGGCGATCGTGAAAAATTTGACGCCTGGGCCGCCACGGTACCGCATACCATTGGCAACCCGCTGTACCACTGGACGCATCTGGAACTGCGTCGCCCGTTCGGCATCATTGACACCTTGTTGTCGCCGAGCACCGCCGACGACATTTGGCAACGTGGCAACGCGCTGCTGGCGCAGGATGACTTCAGCGCGCGCGGTATCATGCAGCAGATGAATGTGAAGATGGTTGGCACCACCGACGATCCGATTGACGATCTGCGTCATCACCGGGCGATCGCCGCCGACGACGGTTTCAACATCAAAGTCCTGCCAAGCTGGCGGCCGGACAAAGCGTTTAACATCGATGCGCCAACCTTCACCGATTACCTGCAACAGCTGGAGGCCGCGGCGGATACCGCCATCAGCCGTTTTGATGATCTGCGTCAGGCATTGAAGAAACGCATGGATCATTTTGCCGCGCACGGCTGCAAGGTGGCGGATCATGCGTTGGACGTGGTGGTGTATGGCGAAGCAGACGATGCGACGCTGGATCGGATCCTGGCCGATCGTCGCAACGGTCAATTGCCGACGCCGCAACAAAGTGCCCAGTTCCGTAGCGCGGTACTGCTGTTCCTTGCGGCAGAATATCAACGCCGTGAATGGGTGCAGCAATATCACATCGGCGCATTGCGCAATAACAACAGCAACATGTTTGCACGCATCGGGCCGGACATCGGCTTCGATTCCATCGACGATCGGCCACTGGCGCAGCCGCTGTCACGCTTGCTGGATGCGCAGGCGAAGCAGGGCGGACTGCCGAAGACCATCCTGTATTGCCTTAATCCGCGTGATAACGAAGTGATCGGGACGATGGTCGGCAATTTCCAGGGCGAAGGCACGCCAGGCAAGATGCAATTTGGTTCCGGCTGGTGGTTCAACGATCAGAAAGACGGTATGCAGCGCCAGATGACGCAATTGGCGCAGTTGGGCCTGCTGAGCCGTTTTGTTGGCATGCTCACCGACAGCCGCAGCTTCTTGTCTTATACACGCCATGAATATTTCCGTCGCATCCTGTGCCAGATGATTGGCCGCTGGGTGGAAGATGGCGAAGCGCCGGCTGATATCACGCTGTTGGGCGAGATGGTGCAGAACATCTGCTTCGACAATGCCAAAAATTACTTTGCCATTGAACTGGCGTAG
- a CDS encoding YgjV family protein: protein MTFYWFAQAVGVLAFLIGITSFFNRDDRRFKLQLSGYSLTIGIHFLLMGANAAGSSALLSACRNLVSIRTRNLWVMWVFLGLTLVMGVTRFTYWIELLPVFGTSISTWALFRTRGLTMRCIMWCSTACWVTHNVWLGSIGGSLIEGSFLLLNGFNIIRFRRLQLRGVDPFAAEKKAPEGRLIQQNDV, encoded by the coding sequence ATGACCTTTTATTGGTTTGCTCAAGCCGTGGGCGTGCTGGCGTTTTTAATTGGCATCACCAGCTTCTTCAACCGTGACGATCGGCGTTTTAAACTGCAACTGTCCGGCTACAGTCTGACTATCGGTATCCATTTCCTGCTGATGGGGGCCAACGCCGCCGGCAGCAGCGCCTTGCTCAGCGCCTGTCGTAACCTGGTGTCGATCCGTACCCGCAATCTATGGGTGATGTGGGTTTTTCTTGGCCTGACGCTGGTGATGGGGGTGACGCGCTTTACTTACTGGATCGAGTTGCTGCCGGTATTTGGCACCTCGATCAGCACCTGGGCGCTATTTCGTACCCGCGGTCTGACCATGCGCTGCATCATGTGGTGTTCCACCGCCTGCTGGGTGACGCACAACGTTTGGCTGGGATCGATCGGCGGTTCGCTGATCGAGGGCAGTTTTCTGCTGCTGAACGGCTTCAATATTATTCGTTTCCGCCGCCTGCAACTGCGCGGCGTTGACCCGTTCGCGGCCGAAAAAAAGGCGCCCGAAGGGCGCCTGATTCAGCAGAATGACGTTTAA
- a CDS encoding LysR family transcriptional regulator, with protein MARDRALTLEALRVMDAIDRRGSFAAAADELGRVPSALSYTMQKLEEELDVVLFDRSGHRTKFTNVGRMLLERGRVLLEAADKLTTDAEALARGWETHLTIVSEALSPPSLLFPLVDKLALKANTQVSIFTEVLAGAWERLEQGRADIVIAPDMHFRASSEINTRKLYKVMSVYVAAPDHPIHLEPEPLSETTRVKYRGIAVADTARERPVLTVQLLDKQQRLTVSTIEDKRLALLAGLGVATMPYPMVEQDIAAGRLRVVGPEYSREADIIMAWRRDSMGEAKAWFLREIPRLFIQR; from the coding sequence ATGGCCAGAGATCGGGCGTTAACGCTTGAGGCGTTACGGGTAATGGATGCGATTGATCGGCGTGGCAGTTTCGCGGCGGCGGCCGATGAATTGGGGCGAGTGCCGTCGGCGCTCAGCTATACCATGCAAAAACTGGAAGAAGAGTTGGACGTGGTGCTGTTTGACCGCTCTGGACACCGCACCAAATTCACCAACGTTGGGCGCATGCTATTGGAGCGCGGTCGGGTGCTGCTGGAGGCGGCAGACAAACTGACCACCGATGCCGAAGCGTTGGCGCGTGGCTGGGAAACCCATCTGACCATCGTCAGCGAGGCGCTGTCGCCGCCGAGCCTGTTGTTCCCACTGGTTGACAAGCTGGCGTTGAAAGCCAATACCCAGGTGTCGATTTTTACCGAGGTGCTGGCCGGTGCCTGGGAGCGACTGGAGCAAGGGCGTGCGGATATCGTTATTGCACCAGACATGCATTTTCGCGCTTCGTCGGAGATCAACACCCGCAAGCTGTACAAGGTCATGAGCGTGTACGTCGCCGCGCCGGATCATCCGATTCACCTGGAGCCGGAGCCGCTGTCGGAAACCACGCGGGTCAAATATCGCGGCATCGCGGTGGCGGATACCGCGCGTGAGCGGCCGGTATTGACGGTACAGTTGCTCGACAAGCAGCAGCGTCTGACCGTCAGTACCATTGAAGATAAACGGCTGGCGCTGCTGGCGGGGCTGGGGGTTGCCACCATGCCATACCCGATGGTGGAACAGGATATCGCTGCCGGGCGGCTGCGGGTTGTGGGGCCGGAATACAGCCGCGAGGCAGATATTATCATGGCCTGGCGGCGTGACAGCATGGGAGAGGCCAAGGCCTGGTTCCTGCGTGAAATCCCGCGCCTGTTTATCCAGCGCTAA
- a CDS encoding glutathione S-transferase family protein has translation MGQLVDGVWQDIWYDTKSTGGRFKRSTSQFRNWVTADGQPGEHGSGGFNAEKDRYHLYVSLACPWAHRTLLMRKLKGLEQLIPVSVVHPLMLENGWTFGTDFPAATGDALYHADFLYQLYLRADPHYTGRVTVPVLWDKRQQTIVSNESADIIRMFNSAFDGIGARAGDYYPPELREKIDQLNGWIYDSVNNGVYKAGFATSQEAYDEAVNGVFASLERLEQILGQHRYLTGDRLTEADLRLWTTLVRFDPVYVTHFKCDKRRISDYLNLYGFLRDIYQLPGIADTVDLAHIRNHYYRSHATINPHGIISIGPVQDLDEPHGRDQRFG, from the coding sequence ATGGGACAACTCGTTGATGGCGTTTGGCAAGACATCTGGTACGACACAAAATCCACCGGCGGCCGTTTCAAGCGTTCAACCTCTCAGTTCCGTAACTGGGTAACCGCCGACGGTCAACCGGGCGAACACGGTAGCGGCGGGTTCAACGCCGAAAAAGATCGTTATCATCTGTACGTTTCCCTCGCCTGCCCCTGGGCGCACCGCACCCTGTTGATGCGCAAATTAAAAGGACTGGAGCAGCTTATCCCGGTGTCAGTCGTGCATCCGCTGATGCTGGAAAACGGCTGGACGTTCGGTACTGACTTCCCTGCGGCGACCGGTGACGCTCTTTACCACGCCGACTTCCTGTATCAATTGTATCTGCGCGCCGATCCGCACTATACCGGCCGCGTTACCGTTCCAGTGCTGTGGGACAAGCGCCAACAAACCATTGTCAGTAATGAATCTGCCGATATTATTCGCATGTTCAATAGCGCGTTCGATGGCATCGGTGCCCGGGCGGGTGATTATTACCCACCAGAACTGCGGGAAAAAATTGACCAGTTGAATGGTTGGATTTATGACTCCGTCAATAACGGCGTCTATAAGGCCGGATTTGCCACCAGCCAGGAGGCGTATGACGAAGCAGTGAACGGGGTGTTCGCCTCATTGGAGCGTCTGGAGCAGATCCTTGGCCAGCATCGTTACCTGACCGGCGACCGTCTGACCGAAGCCGATCTGCGGCTGTGGACTACCCTGGTGCGTTTCGATCCGGTGTACGTTACCCACTTCAAATGCGATAAGCGCCGCATCAGCGATTACCTGAACCTGTACGGTTTCCTGCGCGATATTTATCAACTGCCGGGCATCGCCGACACCGTCGATCTGGCGCATATCCGCAATCACTATTATCGCAGCCACGCCACCATCAACCCGCACGGTATTATTTCCATCGGGCCGGTACAGGATCTGGACGAGCCGCACGGGCGCGACCAGCGGTTCGGTTAA
- the exuR gene encoding transcriptional regulator ExuR codes for MEFTESRRLYQQLAAELKRRIEGGVYPVGDKLPAERYIAEEMNVSRTVVREAIIMLEVEGYVEVRKGSGIHVISNQQKHLVVPGDSIEFATVGPFELLQARQLIESNIAEFAATQVTKQDIVQLMEIQEHARKEDRFRDSQWDLKFHVQIALATQNTAMATIVEKMWSQRAHNPYWIKLHEHIDARSIDSWCDDHDQILKALMRKDPNAAKLAMWQHLENTKQMLFNATTDDFEYNVDRYLFAENPVVHLDNAANGNK; via the coding sequence ATGGAATTCACCGAAAGCAGACGCTTATATCAGCAATTGGCCGCCGAGCTTAAACGACGCATTGAGGGCGGTGTTTACCCGGTCGGCGACAAGCTGCCGGCCGAACGTTATATCGCCGAAGAGATGAACGTCAGCCGCACCGTTGTGCGCGAGGCGATCATCATGCTGGAGGTGGAAGGCTATGTGGAAGTGCGCAAAGGCTCCGGCATCCACGTTATTTCCAATCAGCAAAAGCACCTGGTGGTGCCGGGCGACAGCATCGAGTTCGCCACCGTCGGGCCGTTCGAACTGCTGCAGGCGCGACAGTTGATCGAAAGCAACATTGCCGAGTTCGCCGCCACCCAGGTCACCAAACAGGACATCGTCCAGTTGATGGAGATCCAGGAACACGCGCGCAAGGAAGATCGCTTTCGCGATTCGCAGTGGGATCTGAAGTTCCACGTGCAAATCGCGCTGGCGACGCAAAATACCGCCATGGCCACCATCGTAGAGAAAATGTGGAGCCAGCGGGCGCACAACCCCTACTGGATCAAACTGCACGAGCACATTGACGCTCGATCGATCGACAGCTGGTGCGACGATCACGATCAGATCCTCAAAGCCCTGATGCGCAAAGACCCCAATGCCGCCAAACTGGCAATGTGGCAACATCTGGAAAACACCAAGCAGATGCTGTTCAACGCCACCACCGATGACTTTGAATACAACGTCGATCGCTATCTGTTTGCCGAAAATCCGGTGGTGCATCTGGACAATGCGGCCAACGGCAATAAATAA
- a CDS encoding phage holin family protein, with amino-acid sequence MTEQSQNRAQGPAKGVLDIGQRIITILVGMVETRLRLAVVELEEEKANLIQLLMMAGISLLFTAFGLMSLLILLFWAIDPAYRVMALGITTAVLLFLAIVGIIWTLVKAKRTTLMSETRKQLEQDRAALEGDK; translated from the coding sequence ATGACTGAGCAATCGCAAAACCGTGCGCAGGGCCCCGCCAAAGGGGTCCTGGATATCGGCCAGCGTATCATCACCATTCTTGTCGGCATGGTGGAAACGCGGCTACGGCTGGCGGTCGTCGAACTGGAAGAGGAAAAAGCCAACCTCATCCAGTTATTGATGATGGCCGGCATCAGCCTGCTGTTTACCGCATTTGGCCTGATGAGTCTGCTGATCCTGCTATTCTGGGCGATCGATCCGGCCTATCGCGTTATGGCGTTAGGGATTACCACCGCCGTTCTGTTGTTCCTGGCCATCGTCGGCATCATCTGGACACTGGTCAAGGCGAAACGCACCACGCTGATGAGCGAAACCCGCAAACAGCTGGAACAGGACCGTGCCGCACTGGAGGGCGACAAATGA
- a CDS encoding DUF1090 domain-containing protein, giving the protein MKLRHASLLALPLLAFSALSSAATGGCAAKAQDIQQQIDYATQHGNEHRVTGLKKALSEVQDNCTEAGLQAERQEKIAEKQSKVAERKQELVEAQQTGKLDKIAKKQQKLAEAEAELKQAQAE; this is encoded by the coding sequence ATGAAATTACGCCACGCAAGCTTACTGGCACTCCCACTGCTCGCTTTCTCCGCGCTGTCTTCTGCCGCTACCGGTGGTTGTGCCGCGAAGGCGCAGGACATTCAGCAGCAGATCGATTATGCCACTCAGCATGGCAACGAGCACCGCGTCACCGGGCTGAAAAAAGCGCTGAGCGAAGTGCAGGACAACTGCACCGAAGCCGGTTTGCAGGCCGAGCGTCAGGAAAAAATTGCAGAAAAGCAAAGCAAGGTCGCCGAGCGTAAACAAGAACTGGTGGAAGCGCAGCAAACCGGTAAGTTGGACAAGATCGCCAAGAAACAGCAAAAACTGGCAGAAGCTGAAGCAGAGCTTAAGCAAGCGCAGGCAGAATAA
- the mzrA gene encoding EnvZ/OmpR regulon moderator MzrA, producing MRAKRPRWQYPLIIALALLALTVLLVPAMMRTESELRIRTNQHGLSLPDGFYVYQRLDERGIRIKSITPDGDGLVIRLDSPEQQLLAREALETILPPGYIIALSETPAPTQWVRKFARAPLNLG from the coding sequence GTGAGAGCGAAACGTCCGCGCTGGCAATACCCCCTGATAATAGCGCTGGCCCTGCTGGCGCTCACCGTCCTGCTGGTGCCTGCCATGATGCGCACCGAAAGCGAACTGCGTATTCGCACCAACCAGCACGGCCTGTCATTGCCGGACGGTTTTTATGTTTATCAGCGCCTGGACGAGCGCGGCATTCGTATCAAAAGCATCACCCCGGATGGTGATGGGCTGGTGATCCGGCTGGATTCGCCGGAACAGCAATTGCTGGCGCGGGAAGCGCTGGAAACCATTCTGCCGCCAGGCTATATCATCGCTCTGAGTGAAACGCCTGCGCCCACCCAGTGGGTACGCAAATTTGCACGCGCCCCGCTGAATCTGGGATAA
- a CDS encoding DUF883 family protein, giving the protein MAQDSNAENLRAELKSLADTLEEVLNSSSDKSKAELEKLRSKAEGALKDTRARLSDAGDKIATQTKQIAGQADDYVRDNPWTGIGIGAAVGVVLGVLLARR; this is encoded by the coding sequence ATGGCACAAGATTCAAATGCAGAAAATTTACGCGCTGAACTGAAGTCGTTAGCCGATACGCTGGAAGAAGTGCTGAACTCCTCCAGTGATAAATCGAAAGCTGAGCTGGAGAAATTACGCTCCAAAGCAGAAGGCGCGCTGAAGGATACACGCGCTCGTCTGAGCGATGCCGGCGACAAAATCGCTACCCAAACCAAGCAAATCGCCGGTCAGGCCGACGACTACGTACGCGACAATCCATGGACCGGCATCGGTATTGGCGCAGCCGTGGGCGTAGTGCTGGGCGTTCTGCTTGCGCGTCGCTGA
- a CDS encoding YqjK-like family protein, which translates to MSRRQYLEWKKARLIRQIQQQRLDLADNRQQWLEKTERIDRGYQTLFGMRKYLVIGSSIMAVYGIRHPSKLIRWSRRALGAWGTIKLIRKTFTAK; encoded by the coding sequence ATGAGCCGCCGCCAGTATCTGGAATGGAAAAAAGCCCGTCTGATCCGCCAGATCCAGCAACAGCGTCTGGATCTGGCTGACAATCGGCAACAATGGCTGGAAAAAACCGAGCGTATCGATCGCGGCTATCAAACGCTGTTCGGCATGCGCAAATATCTGGTCATCGGCTCCAGCATCATGGCGGTATACGGCATTCGCCACCCGAGCAAACTGATCCGCTGGTCACGCCGGGCGCTGGGCGCATGGGGTACCATTAAACTGATCCGCAAAACCTTCACCGCCAAATAG
- the sstT gene encoding serine/threonine transporter SstT, translating into MHKILTRITQGSLVKQILVGLIAGILLAFLSPAAASAVGLLGSLFVGALKAVAPVLVMVLVMASIANHKQGQKTNIRPILFLYLLGTFAAALVAVLVSFAFPSNLALVTGNVDINPPGGIVEVLKGLLMSVVANPFHALINGNYIGILAWAIGLGLALRHAADSTKSLINDMSHAVTMVVRAVIRCAPLGIFGLVASTLADTGFGALWGYAQLLMVLIGCMLLVALVLNPLIVYWKIRRNPYPLVLTCLRESGVTAFFTRSSAANIPVNMELCKKLNLNEDTYSVSIPLGATINMAGAAITITVLTLAAVHTLGIAVDIPTALLLSVVAAVCACGASGVAGGSLLLIPLACNMFGIPNDVAMQVVAVGFIIGVLQDSAETALNSSTDVLFTAAACQAEDQRLANDDPLKTR; encoded by the coding sequence ATGCATAAAATACTTACGCGCATTACACAGGGCAGCCTGGTTAAACAAATTCTGGTCGGCCTGATTGCCGGCATCCTGCTGGCCTTTCTCTCTCCTGCCGCGGCATCGGCCGTCGGCCTGCTTGGCTCACTGTTCGTCGGCGCATTGAAAGCGGTGGCGCCGGTGCTGGTAATGGTGCTGGTGATGGCGTCCATCGCCAACCACAAGCAGGGGCAGAAAACCAATATCCGCCCGATCCTGTTCCTCTATCTGCTGGGCACCTTTGCCGCGGCGCTGGTCGCGGTTCTGGTCAGCTTCGCCTTCCCGTCCAACCTGGCGCTGGTGACTGGCAACGTCGATATCAATCCACCGGGCGGCATTGTGGAAGTACTGAAAGGCCTGCTGATGAGCGTAGTGGCCAACCCGTTCCACGCGCTGATCAACGGTAACTACATCGGCATTCTGGCATGGGCCATCGGTCTTGGACTGGCGCTGCGCCACGCTGCCGACAGCACCAAATCGCTGATCAACGATATGTCACATGCCGTCACCATGGTGGTACGAGCGGTGATCCGCTGCGCACCGCTGGGGATTTTCGGCCTGGTGGCGTCAACGCTGGCAGATACCGGTTTTGGCGCACTGTGGGGCTATGCGCAGTTGCTGATGGTACTGATCGGCTGCATGCTGCTGGTGGCGCTGGTGCTGAACCCGCTGATCGTTTACTGGAAGATTCGCCGCAATCCGTATCCGCTGGTGCTCACCTGCCTGCGTGAAAGCGGCGTCACCGCCTTCTTCACCCGCAGCTCGGCGGCCAACATTCCCGTTAACATGGAACTGTGCAAGAAGCTGAACCTGAACGAAGACACCTATTCGGTCTCCATTCCGCTGGGAGCCACCATCAATATGGCCGGTGCGGCTATCACCATCACCGTACTGACGCTGGCAGCGGTGCATACGCTTGGGATTGCGGTCGATATTCCCACCGCATTGCTGTTAAGCGTGGTCGCGGCGGTGTGCGCCTGTGGCGCGTCTGGCGTGGCAGGTGGATCGCTGCTGTTGATTCCGCTGGCGTGTAATATGTTCGGCATTCCAAACGACGTTGCCATGCAGGTGGTTGCCGTCGGCTTTATCATTGGCGTACTGCAAGATTCTGCGGAAACCGCGCTGAATTCTTCCACCGACGTGTTGTTCACCGCGGCGGCCTGTCAGGCCGAAGACCAGCGGCTGGCCAATGACGATCCACTGAAGACGCGTTAA